In Drosophila nasuta strain 15112-1781.00 chromosome 2R, ASM2355853v1, whole genome shotgun sequence, a single genomic region encodes these proteins:
- the LOC132785801 gene encoding LOW QUALITY PROTEIN: uncharacterized protein LOC132785801 (The sequence of the model RefSeq protein was modified relative to this genomic sequence to represent the inferred CDS: deleted 2 bases in 2 codons): MKRKTSEIWYFFRAVDDTFALCNICKAKLSYKTTTTNLSKHMNRMHPNANVSVASPQTAKYKIEHQVDRHRGKPRNPAQEILLLNFIKKHPGLLKNPSWENRNAFEALWDQLVSELNENGPPKKDVATWKKALKDWKRFIIKKVEKNEMHNIPLGTGLSSAEETIASLCRLNDDDVNQIIINQSDDDLQDTSNATFDMDDVEDVVPEEEDHSALQDASGFAYEADDCKEDLDIDPLFLQSGKRSSTGKERGIEKEFETISKTISSVNDTTSNTQLALKEFCALYKQKLSEDRRHHLAVEQLMAEKIELKKKLLEIEQRKLLMK; the protein is encoded by the exons atgaagagAAAAACAAGCGAAATCTGGTATTTCTTTCGAGCCGTCGACGACACATTTGCGCTATGCAATATCTGCAAGGCGAAACTGTCGTACaaaacgacgacaacaaatcTAAGTAAACATATGAACCGAATGCATCCCAATGCAAATGTCTCAGTGGCGTCGCCACAAACTgccaaatacaaaattgagCATCAAGTTGATCGTCATCGAGGTAAACCACGGAATCCAGCACAAGAAATCTTACTGCTCAACTTTATCAAGAAGCACCCAGGATTACTGAAAAATCCATCGTGGGAGAATCGCAATGCATTTGAGGCACTTTGGGATCAACTTGTGTCCGAATTAAACGAAAATGGACCACCA AAAAAAGATGTAGCGACGTGGAAGAAG GCTTTGAAAGACTGGAAACGATTCATAATCAAGAAAGTggagaaaaatgaaatgcacaaTATCCCCCTTGGC ACGGGATTAAGTTCGGCTGAGGAAACGATTGCCAGCTTATGCCGTTTAAACGATGATGATGTCAATCAAATCATAATAAACCAATCGGACGATGACCTACAAGACACATCAAATGCAACCTTCGATATGGACGATGTGGAAGATGTTGTGCCCGAGGAAGAGGATCACAGTGCCCTACAAGATGCTTCAGGCTTTGCATATGAAGCGGACGATTGCAAAGAAGATCTGGACATTGATCCATTGTTTCTGCAAAGTGGCAAAAGATCCTCAACAGGCAAAGAGAGAGGCATTGAAAAGGAATTCGAAACGATAAGTAAAACAATCAGTTCGGTCAACGATACAACAAGTAACACGCAATTGGCGCTTAAAGAATTTTGTGCGCTTTATAAACAGAAATTGAGTGAGGATCGAAGGCACCATTTGGCCGTGGAACAGTTGATGGCCGAGAAGATTGAGTTGAAGAAGAAACTATTAGAAATTGAACAAAGAAAACTTTTGATGAAATGA
- the LOC132785798 gene encoding uncharacterized protein LOC132785798 — MNGIHLSFLPEQLDDDFAAICAAMTPRNVIETELLLHFLKRSANEFFNSIVEYSENVLNDTNRLIRKRDKNKSLKQEISFLNQIIYRTPTNSVVFMEALFFRIAYFFRNEKFSMAKRDILYLKSFESNHMTAQQLVDVETFMYMSNYFMREMREARIYLDQTEELLDQFTAKKLLPESSRVQTILGDLSKFKAEIREFTTNARIQFQIKKKPSIESYINSDCEFRSTQLNNAGALACNDIAKGQVVIVEQPHFFQFLASFTNCEVCGVYQEHLYTCRDCRYRSYCSMTCMKSDGAAHIYECYGYKIGLIPMLETTILFRCFVQAAQFLSPAFNKFRRKNGPIRDATTAWHFIVKHCSLSDRHQKTIVVEFLSRQPNCKLLSTDKWRQLITNSFCLAVFVHNDTIIQAIFFDQLELCKDESIKLIGAILMRLSVHIMLNSQRDELQFISRKFNSSAYPAYKPENLSRMDANVFEYYDINAHSDFVDCFQNLQELTQNSIKHVAKDPMPNTPHCNPMSKFICKLFGSLINNIEINKLEDLMHVKPTTSELIEEHLMPLSSSKRCRLLSDIFNNYHKFVFDYFSLCGATRQEKWSLCPKLRHLQHSCVPNVELRSLSDGKYLAKAAMDLKSGTELTVCFNSVEILKQNRKERHDILQKSGIICSCDLCSLPAYIEPVNMRSGILCTFCDQDNIITQLPGKCIQCHADYNEQLQQMKIFISHVLRQMEVKELDPNITQRDLAILYGTYNNYITMHFSEYHELRLIGILSFVEFLTKNGFLKQATDVIIALHCSYYSYYGDNTDCFKKDFAALIFKMVKNILKSYFANLSPSSVINKEPLNQLLVIILHTLKNQEKHLDPSIDDAENYNMILDNYALYYNWKRIVSYLTLMPKALKDYLNLS, encoded by the exons ATGAATGGAATACATTTAAGCTTCTTGCCGGAGCAGCTAGACGACGACTTTGCAGCCATATGTGCTGCAATGACTCCACGTAATGTAAT TGAAACAGAATTATTGCTGCACTTTCTGAAGAGAAGTGCAAATGAGTTTTTCAATTCCATCGTTGAGTATTCTGAAAACGTATTAAATGACACAAACCGACTCATAAGGAAACGGGATAAAAATAAGTCattaaaacaagaaatatCTTTTTTGAACCAAATCATATACCGGACGCCAACAAACAGTGTTGTATTTATGGAGGCACTTTTCTTTCGCATTGCTTACTTTTTTCGTAATGAAAAATTTTCC ATGGCAAAAAGAGATATTCTATACCTAAAGAGTTTTGAATCCAATCATATGACGGCCCAGCAATTAGTAGATGTGGaaacatttatgtatatgagTAATTACTTCATGAGAGAAATGCGAGAGGCTCGCATTTATTTAGATCAAACGGAAGAACTTTTAG ATCAATTCACGGCAAAAAAACTGTTGCCTGAAAGCAGTA GAGTGCAAACCATTTTGGGAGATTTGAGTAAATTTAAAGCGGAAATCAGAGAATTTACAACCAATGCTCGCATACAGtttcaaatcaaaaagaaacCATCAATAGAATCTTATATCAATAGTGATTGCGAATTTAG ATCCACACAACTAAATAATGCTGGAGCGTTGGCATGCAATGATATAGCCAAGGGTCAAGTTGTTATTGTGGAGCAGCCGCATTTCTTTCAATTTCTTGCATCGTTTACGAATTGCGAAGTTTGCGGGGTTTATCAAGAACATCTTTATACTTGCCGTGATTGTCGCTATAGAAGCTACTGTTCAATGACGTGCATGAAATCGGATGGGGCGGCCCATATATATGAATGCTATGGTTATAAAATTGGTCTAATACCAATGTTGGAGACGACAATTCTATTTCGATGCTTTGTGCAAGCTGCTCAATTTTTATCGCCAGCATTCAACAAATTTAGGCGTAAGAATGG ACCAATACGTGATGCAACAACCGCTTGGCACTTTATAGTAAAGCACTGTTCACTGTCTGACAGACATCAAAAAACGATTGTAGTTGAATTCTTGTCTAGACAGCCGAACTGCAAGTTGTTGTCGACCGACAAGTGGCGACAGTTGATAACCAACTCTTTTTGTCTGGCCGTTTTTGTGCACAACGATACCATAATTCAAGCGATATTTTTTGATCAACTTGAATTGTGCAAAGACGAGAGTATTAAACTGATTGGAGCAATATTAATGCGTTTAAGCGTGCACATTATGCTGAATTCACAACGAGATGAGCTGCAATTTATATCACGTAAATTTAACAGCTCGGCTTATCCAGCATATAAACCGGAGAATTTGTCTCGCATGGATGCGAATGTCTTTGAGTACTATGATATCAATGCGCATTCAGACTTTGTTGATTGCTTTCAGAACCTTCAAGAGTTGACGCAGAACTCAATTAAGCATGTCGCTAAGGATCCAATGCCGAACACTCCACACTGTAACCCTATGTCAAAGTTTATATGTAAACTCTTTGGTTCGCTCATTAACAATATAGAGATAAACAAACTTGAGGATCTGATGCATGTTAAACCCACCACATCTGAGCTTATTGAGGAACATTTAATGCCATTGAGTTCCTCAAAGCGTTGTCGTCTATTGTCAGACATATTCAATAACTACCACAAGTTTGTCTTTGATTACTTTTCTTTGTGTGGAGCTACACGTCAAGAAAAATGGTCGCTTTGTCCAAAACTAAGACATTTGCAACATTCTTGTGTTCCAAATGTCGAACTTAG ATCTCTAAGTGACGGTAAATATTTGGCCAAAGCAGCCATGGATTTGAAATCTGGTACAGAGCTGACTGTTTGCTTTAATTCTGTTGAGATATTGAAGCAAAATCGCAAGGAACGTCACGATATTCTTCAGAAGAGTGGAATCATTTGCAGCTGTGACCTTTGCTCTCTGCCAGCGTACATCGAACCAGTT aATATGCGTAGTGGCATTTTGTGTACGTTCTGTGATCAGGACAATATAATCACGCAATTGCCAGGCAAATGTATTCAGTGTCATGCCGATTATAATGAACAATTGCAACagatgaaaatatttatatcacACGTTCTAAGGCAGATGGAAGTTAAGGAATTAGATCCAAAca TTACTCAACGGGATCTGGCTATCTTATATGGAACATACAACAACTATATTACAATGCACTTTTCAGAGTATCATGAGTTGCGTTTAATTGGCATACTCAGTTTTGTTGAATTTCTAACAAAGAATG GGTTTTTGAAACAAGCTACTGATGTTATTATCGCATTGCATTGCTCTTACTACTCGTATTACGGCGATAATACAGATTGCTTCAAAAAGGACTTCGCtgcattaatatttaaaatggtgaaaaatattcttaaaagcTATTTTGCGAATCT ATCTCCTTCCTCAGTTATTAATAAAGAGCCGCTTAACCAATTATTGGTCATCATTTTGCATACACTGAAGAATCAGGAGAAGCATTTGGATCCATCCATTGATGATGCAGAGAATTATAACATGATTTTAGATAACTATGCACTCTATTACAATTGGAAGAGGATTGTTAGTTATCTTACTCTTATGCCTAAGGCATTGAAAGATTATTTGAATCTATCCTAA
- the LOC132785799 gene encoding peroxidase → MRAFTTAFLGFFLLANSATSADKHASLSLPSGCPYGHSSFELDNAHAHLESNVRQKRHSHPYDVRPGVGASVVSDQNLDALIKNFLPKYSGNNPEGISSSSGWLGEEKRDTEPVKCGIPPANCLNNTQNLHYRTIDGACNNLLYPDFGIAVSKYRRLLRPTFNEYGKIVPNARLLSLSLYGEETRMDKFRTVAAMQWGQFVAHDISQMTTKGAPKDCCAEPQNPQCMNIKLAPGGPIAHNTGKSCQSFARSVSEAQAICPKSGPYPEKLSVVTSYLDLSSLYGNSIEQNRKVRLFKGGLLRTSTAHGQHWLPVSQNEEGECGNHQECYVVPDQRNSFQPTIIVMQTVLLREHNRLAEQLALLNPHYNDERLYQEARKINIAQYQKISYYEWLVTALGSSYTHHNGLTFPYTDYGNDYVNDYDESVNPGPYAEFSQAAFRYSHTQVPGWFSMVAPNRYSNQTLRLSNFFDRPENMRLLSSNDNLADLVRGMITQLQKQSDANIDPEIKHFFDRKEFEDFGSDLKAFDIQRGRDFGLPSYNDARELCGLRRANYWDELSSEIPNEKIALLRKLYASPDDVELNVGGTVEFHLPESIFGPTMQCIIAKQFLNTRRGDRFFFEHENHLSGFSRSQLAEIRKVSAASLFCLNVQGLYELQPNVFVFPNSRNVLLSCNDIPQVDISKWQDLTPQLVN, encoded by the exons ATGAGAGCATTTACTACTGCATTTCTTGGATTTTTTCTGCTGGCGAACAGTGCAACGTCTGCGGATAAGCATGCCTCGTTATCCCTGCCATCCGGTTGCCCTTATGGCCACTCCAGTTTCGAGTTGGACAATGCTCATGCGCACCTGGAATCGAATGTTAGACAGAAGAGACATAGCCATCCCTATGATGTTCGACCTGGCGTCGGCGCATCCGTTGTAAGTGATCAGAATCTGGACGCTCTCATCAAGAACTTTTTGCCTAAATACTCGGGCAACAACCCGGAAGGCATCAGTAGCAGCAGCGGCTGGTTGGGCGAAGAGAAACGCGACACGGAGCCAGTCAAGTGCGGCATTCCACCGGCCAACTGTTTGAATAACACTCAGAACTTGCACTATCGCACCATTGATGGTGCTTGCAATAATCTACTGTATCCGGACTTTGGCATTGCTGTCTCCAAATACCGACGTCTCTTGCGTCCCACCTTTAATGAGTACGGAAAAATAGTGCCCAACGCCCGTCTGCTCTCGTTGTCATTGTATGGCGAAGAGACCCGTATGGACAAATTCCGCACAGTTGCTGCCATGCAATGGGGTCAATTTGTTGCACACGACATCAGTCAGATGACAACGAAGGGTGCGCCCAAGGATTGCTGCGCTGAGCCACAAAATCCTCAGTGCATGAACATCAAATTGGCTCCAGGCGGACCAATCGCTCACAATACCGGCAAATCCTGCCAGAGCTTTGCACGCAGTGTTTCCGAGGCACAAGCCATTTGCCCCAAGAGCGGCCCATATCCGGAGAAATTGAGTGTGGTCACGTCGTATTTGGATCTGTCATCGCTCTACGGCAATTCCATTGAGCAGAACCGAAAGGTGCGTCTCTTCAAGGGTGGCCTGCTGCGCACCAGCACCGCCCATGGCCAGCATTGGCTGCCAGTGAGCCAGAATGAGGAGGGCGAGTGCGGCAATCACCAAGAGTGTTATGTGGTGCCTGATCAGCGTAATAGCTTCCAGCCCACCATCATTGTGATGCAGACTGTGTTGTTGCGTGAACACAATCGTCTGGCCGAGCAGTTGGCGCTGCTCAATCCTCACTACAACGACGAGCGTTTGTATCAGGAGGCTCGCAAGATCAACATTGCACAGTACCAGAAGATCTCGTACTACGAGTGGCTGGTGACTGCTTTGGGCAGTTCTTACACCCACCATAATGGTCTCACTTTTCCGTATACGGATTATGGCAATGATTATGTGAATGATTACGATGAGAGCGTGAATCCAGGACCATATGCTGAGTTCTCACAGGCTGCTTTCcgttactcacacacacaggttCCCGGCTGGTTCTC CATGGTGGCTCCCAATCGTTACTCCAATCAAACGTTGAGGCTTAGCAATTTCTTTGATCGTCCGGAAAATATGCGTCTGCTTTCCTCAAATGACAATCTAGCCGATCTTGTGCGCGGCATGATTACTCAGTTGCAGAAACAATCGGACGCCAATATTGATCCAGAGATTAAGCATTTCTTTGATCGCAAGGAGTTTGAGGATTTCGGTTCAGATCTTAAGGCTTTCGATATTCAGCGTGGTCGCGACTTTGGTCTACCTTCATACAATGATGCTCGCGAACTTTGTGGACTGCGTCGCGCCAACTATTGGGATGAGTTGTCCAGCGAAATTCCCAACGAG AAAATTGCCTTGTTGCGCAAGCTGTACGCCTCACCTGATGATGTGGAGTTGAATGTGGGTGGTACTGTGGAATTCCATCTGCCCGAGTCGATTTTTGGCCCCACCATGCAATGCATCATTGCCAAGCAGTTCCTCAACACACGACGTGGCGATCGCTTCTTCTTTGAGCACGAGAATCATCTCAGTGGTTTCTCACGCt CCCAATTGGCTGAGATTCGAAAGGTGAGCGCCGCTTCTCTCTTCTGCTTGAATGTGCAGGGTTTGTACGAACTTCAGCCAAATGTTTTCGTCTTCCCCAATTCTCG caACGTTCTGCTGAGCTGTAACGATATTCCCCAAGTTGATATCAGCAAGTGGCAGGATCTAACTCCCCAACTGGTCAATTAA
- the LOC132786299 gene encoding peroxidase, producing the protein MMSNRRDMLLLSMLGLVSCALGLKVSTGYHIVHNEQPQSHAQLGSSYHGFRYLQGAAAPYLVGNALPLTVDTSPAPQNPFLSSISSPRAPMPGRVPCASPPAICEKTAYRSMDGSCNHLEQPGLGVPNTKYGRLLSPKYADGISAPTRSVTGDELPSARLVSLVVFGEQDVPDPEYTLHNMQWGQIMTHDMSMQAGGTQSKKHPTRCCTDDGRLIGLDTAHRTCFAIIVPPHDPAYSQVGTECLNFVRTLTDRDSNCQYTGGPAEQLTVVTSYLDLSLVYGNSMQQNSEIREFQGGRMIVEERNGAKWLPLSRNVTGDCDAVDPNEVCYRAGDVRVNQNPGLAILQTILLREHNRIADALSALNPHFDDRTLFQEARKINIAQYQHISYYEWLPIFLGGENMLKNRLIYKTHGDSYVNDYDPKIDPSVLNEHATAAFRYFHSQIEGRLDLLSELRAVLGSLTLSDWFNRPGIIEVGDNFDSLTRGHATQPEELTDINFDKQIKHFLFRRNMPFGSDLRSLDIQRNRDHGLATYNDMREFCSLSRAHSWEGYGDLISPQTLAKLKSLYDSHEDVDLTVGASLEDHVAGALAGPTFLCILTEQFYRTRVGDRFFFENGDKLTGFTPDQLAELRKASMARLLCDNGNNIASMQPAAFRVVSGSNPVVPCSHIPQVDLTKWIDQVHQAPADHSILFGKK; encoded by the exons ATGTCAAATCGTCGAGACATGCTGCTCCTCAGCATGCTGGGTCTTGTTTCGTGTGCCTTAGGGCTGAAAGTATCGACTGGCTACCACATTGTGCATAATGAGCAGCCGCAATCCCACGCTCAACTGGGATCAAGCTATCATGGCTTCAGGTATCTGCAAGGCGCAGCAGCTCCATATTTAGTCGG AAACGCTTTGCCTTTGACGGTGGACACATCGCCGGCGCCACAAAATCCCTTCCTATCGTCTATATCGAGTCCACGCGCTCCGATGCCGGGACGAGTTCCCTGTGCAAGTCCTCCAGCTATTTGCGAAAAGACAGCCTATCGCAGCATGGATGGTTCCTGTAATCATCTTGAGCAACCTGGACTAGGAGTGCCCAATACCAA ATATGGACGTCTTTTATCACCCAAGTATGCTGATGGCATCTCAGCTCCTACTCGCTCTGTGACTGGTGATGAGCTGCCCAGCGCTCGTCTGGTATCCCTGGTGGTATTCGGTGAACAGGATGTGCCTGATCCAGAGTATACGCTGCACAACATGCAGTGGGGACAGATAATGACGCACGATATGAGCATGCAGGCGGGAGGCACTCAATCGA AGAAACATCCAACACGTTGTTGCACCGACGACGGACGTTTAATTGGTTTAGATACCGCCCATCGAACCTGTTTCGCCATCATTGTGCCACCCCATGATCCAGCTTACTCTCAAGTCGGTACCGAGTGCCTTAACTTTGTGCGCACGCTGACGGATCGCGACTCCAATTGCCAGTATACGGGTGGACCAGCAGAACAGCTGACTGTAGTCACATCTTACTTGGATCTTTCTCTAGTTTACGGCAACTCAATGCAACAGAATAGCGAAATTCGTGAATTCCAGGGAGGACGCATGATTGTTGAGGAGCGCAACGGTGCCAAGTGGTTGCCATTGTCGCGCAACGTGACCGGCGATTGTGATGCTGTCGATCCCAACGAGGTCTGCTACAGAGCCGGCGATGTGCGTGTTAATCAGAACCCTGGATTGGCCATCTTGCAGACGATATTGCTGCGCGAACACAATCGCATTGCCGATGCTCTTTCCGCACTCAATCCTCACTTTGATGATCGTACGCTCTTCCAGGAGGCACGCAAGATTAACATTGCACAGTATCAGCACATCAGCTACTACGAGTGGTTGCCAATTTTCTTGGGTGGCGAGAATATGTTGAAGAATCGTTTGATCTACAAGACTCATGGTGATAGCTATGTGAATGATTATGATCCTAAAATCGATCCAAGTGTACTGAACGAACACGCAACTGCTGCATTCAGATATTTCCATTCCCAAATCGAGGGTAGACTAGA TTTGCTGTCCGAACTGCGCGCTGTGCTTGGCTCTCTGACCCTTAGCGACTGGTTCAATCGTCCTGGCATTATTGAGGTCGGCGATAACTTTGATTCCCTTACCAGAGGTCACGCCACTCAACCGGAAGAGTTGACGGACATTAACTTTGACAAGCAG ATCAAACATTTCCTGTTTAGACGTAATATGCCATTCGGTTCGGATCTGCGCTCATTGGATATTCAGCGTAATCGTGATCATGGTCTTGCCACCTATAATGACATGCGAGAATTCTGCAGTCTCAGTCGCGCTCATTCGTGGGAAGGCTATGGCGATTTAATTAGTCCACAAACTCTTGCCAAGCTCAAGTCACTTTACGATAGCCACGAGGATGTGGATCTAACTGTGGGTGCTTCATTGGAGGATCATGTTGCTGGCGCCTTGGCTGGTCCCACATTCCTGTGCATTCTTACGGAACAGTTTTATAGGACTCGTGTCGGTGATCGTTTCTTCTTTGAGAATGGCGATAAGCTTACTGGTTTTACACCAG ATCAATTGGCGGAGCTGCGTAAAGCAAGCATGGCTCGTCTTCTTTGCGATAATGGCAACAATATTGCTTCCATGCAACCTGCTGCTTTCAGAGTGGTCTCGGGATC GAATCCTGTTGTGCCATGCTCCCACATTCCGCAAGTTGACCTCACCAAGTGGATTGATCAAGTTCATCAAGCTCCTGCTGATCATTCCATTCTTTTTGGCAAGAAAtga